The Candidatus Auribacterota bacterium genome has a window encoding:
- a CDS encoding sulfurtransferase TusA family protein, which translates to MAEERLHKSIDIRGVGCPMNYVKVLMALEDMQPGERLEVTVDDKVALSTIPKSAREDGHKVIEVIPVEGAYRMIIEKGVFSTDIPTPARI; encoded by the coding sequence ATGGCTGAGGAGCGGCTACATAAATCCATAGATATACGCGGGGTGGGCTGTCCCATGAACTACGTGAAGGTTCTCATGGCGCTCGAGGATATGCAACCGGGGGAGCGATTGGAGGTGACCGTTGACGACAAAGTTGCGCTCTCCACTATTCCGAAGAGCGCGCGTGAGGATGGCCACAAGGTCATTGAGGTCATTCCCGTTGAAGGCGCATATCGCATGATTATAGAAAAGGGAGTCTTTTCTACTGACATACCTACCCCTGCACGCATTTAA
- a CDS encoding HPr family phosphocarrier protein: protein MKDATVRIICPQGLHMRVAAQIVEKSKKFKSKIMLCKDCTRADGCSILQLLLLGATNGSELRIEAAGQDEDIAIQELSSLFTDGGGI, encoded by the coding sequence ATGAAGGATGCCACCGTGAGAATAATATGCCCCCAGGGTCTCCATATGCGGGTGGCCGCCCAGATCGTGGAAAAGAGCAAGAAATTCAAGTCGAAGATCATGCTCTGCAAAGACTGCACGCGGGCCGACGGATGTTCGATCCTTCAGCTCTTGCTTCTCGGAGCGACGAACGGTTCCGAATTGCGCATCGAGGCCGCAGGCCAGGATGAAGATATCGCAATTCAGGAACTGTCTTCATTATTCACGGATGGCGGAGGGATTTAA